The nucleotide window TCGACGATGTGGAGGAGCTCGCCCTTCACGACAGCGGAGACGGATGCGTGGCACCTCCGGTGTAAGAATGCAAGGACTCGCCATTGAGTTGTCAAAGCGTGAGGCAAACAAAGACGTGGCGGCGAAGGCGAAGGTGGCCCGCCATCCGAAGGAGCTGTCGGGCAAAAGGTGCAGCTCCAACTCCGACCTGTCGGACGGCTCCACCTCTAGCTCCAACGATGACGCACCTCCGCACGCCGACACCTACATGGAGTAGCGGCACAACCGCGTCGACGACCGGAAGGGGAAGAGGCCAGCGAGGAAATGGTGATTTCCTCTGCCTTTCCCCGTTCTATTTATATGTTATCTATGTTTTAAGTACTTAGTAGTACGGATTTGCAGTGTCCGCCATTGAACTCTGATGAACTATGCTCCTTTTGTCCGGCGATGAAATGTTGATTTGATGAACTGCgtgttgatcatgttttacaTAGCGTTGCATGTGTTGCATGGTTTTGAGGTTTCAGATATAAAGGACGCAAGTGTGAAAGCAAAAATATGAGACGTGCCCCATCAGTGTTGGCGCATCCGCGGGCGTTTGAGGACCTGAATTAGCCATGTCTTGTTGTAGATGCTCTAACACCTCACTACACTTTGACTTTTCTGAGCTAGCTAGCTAGAGACCTAGGATGGAATaaactccctctgtaaataaatataagCCGTTTTAGATCATTATCCTTGCATCCGCGCGAGAGTATAAATATGTTGCACATATATGCATCGAACAAAGCCAACTAACTACACCGATCGATCGTCAGTCACAAAGCTAGCAGCGGTCGATCTGAGTGGGGATGCGACGGCCGGAGCAGAGCAACGGGCCCCTGACCCTGCAGAACCCGGCGAGGCGGGCGCTCAGCGGCTGCATGCCGTCGCTCGCCACTCCCAAGTCGCCGCCGCCGGCATATGGGAGCATCGTCACCGTGCTGAGCATCGACGGCGGCGGCGTCCGCGGCATCATCCCCGGGACTATCCTAGCTTTCCTCGAAGAAAAGCTCCAGGTTACCCAGTTCTCTGACCTGCATGCTGCCGCGCCTTGTCACGTGTGGTCTGTGATGTGACCCATATATACATGTACATACACACATACAGGAGCTTGATGGACCGGACGCGAGGATCTCAGACTACTTCGACGTGATGGCTGGGACGAGCACCGGAGGGTTGGTGACGGCCATGCTCACCGCGCCCAACGCCGACGGCCGTCCGCTCTTCGCCGCCAAGGACTTAAATGACTTCTACATGGAACACTGCCCAAATATCTTCCCTCCGGTCAGGTCAGCAAGTCTATATTTTTCTATACACGCATAACTAAGATGTATGCACACAACTGCGAACGAGTCCATATACTATATAATCAGCATAACTCgctaataataataataataatagagGATAATGAGCGCATTGTCGCGCTATTCTTAGTTTGGGGTTCTAGCAGATTATTGCAGTGGATTGTTTCGTTTTGGTCTTGTCTATGTCGTCTTGTGTATTAATTATGTTATGGTGGTGTTTTTTCATTCGTATATCATGATGGGATGCTGCTAGAGACTGTTTTTTTTTTCTGAGAAGAGAGTAGAGTTGTTTTGTGCGTGGTTGTGGTGTCCATACACATTTAGATCTTGTAGTGATCGTGTGTGAGACTATTGGGCCGACCCACAAAGCTCCCGCCCGCTTAGCTCGGCTCCCTGCTCAACTTGTTTGTTTACCAATTTTTCTCTCTCATTCCATTGCTGTCGTACAATAAGCTTGTTATCATTTTATATTTGAGAAAGTCACTAAATTTAAAGATGTTCACGTATGTTTAGATATGATCGAAAATAAAAAAACATGAATTGTAAAAAATGTTCAGATATTTATATTAGTTTCATAGATTTGAAAAATATATTCCCAAATGTGAAATAGAGTTCACAAATTAAAAAAATACTAGCTGCGGAAATGTTCATGAACCTTTAAAGTATTAATAAATTTATTTATTTCTTGGATATATGAAAATGTTTAAAAAAATTAAAGTCTTCACATATTTTAATAAGGGATAATATCAATGAAAACTTTATGGAAACCATATATTAAAGTGTCAAAAAATCTGAAAAATAGGGATATTAAGAGGGTGATGTTTTATTGCCAggcaaaatttcaagttgaaacacaTCCCGAGATGggagctactccctccttccatctagatagggtctaatgcgtttttcaagaccgcctttgactattgacaagattaataatacataagatgtataatgtgaaaattatattattggaagctcctttcacatacgaatttgaccgtatgctttgtgtaagttgcatgtcatatattattactctaacatttggtcaaaattagcctcgaaaaacgcattagaccctatATAGATGGAAAAAGGGAGTATGAAAAAGAGAAATTCAGCGTTGCATAGTGACATTACTATTCATCACTATTCAACACTAATTTGTCTTTTTCCTAGCTCACATCTTGTAATGTGTTTCACCTTGAAATTTTATGTGGCGATAATACATTATCCTCTTAAGATCCATATTTTTTTTCTGATTTTTATAAAACTTAAAAACATATTTTCTCGTGGTTTTCACCGGTTTCCGTCGAATGCCAGTTTCCATATGATATATCTCCCTTTTAATAAATGTTCATAAATTCAAATGTGTAAAAATAAAACAAGGAAAAGAAAAATCATAATAAAAGAATAAACAAACATGAGCCATGAACCAACGACACACACTGTTCCGGGTGGGGCAGCTCCCGACGCACCGGGGGCTCCAAATCTAGAGAACTTAATACGTTACTAGGATttttaaacaagttcaaattaaaaaaatgaatTGTAAAACAAATGTTTGGATATTTAGAAAATattcatggatttgaaaaaatGTTTACAAATTTGAAATAAATTTCACAAAATTTAAAAATATCCAAATACATTAATAATGTTCATGAACTTTAGAAATATTCATGAATTTAATTTATTATTgtttttcaaaaatgttcatagTTTTTaaaaatttcacaaaaaaatataaaaaatcaaAATAATAATAAGAAAAAGACAAACCTGAAGCAACAACAAATTAAAAAATACAAGCTGCGGAAATGTTCATGAACCTTTAAAGTATTAATAAATTTATTTATTTCTTGGATATGTGaaaatttttaaaaaaattaaagtGTTGACATATTTTAATAAGGGATAATATCAATGAAAACTTTATGGAAACCATATATTAAAGTTTCAAAAAATCTGAAAAATAGGGATATTAAGAGTGTGATGTTTTATTGCCAggcaaaatttcaagttgaaacacaTCCCGATATTTGAGCTACttcctccttccatctatatagtgcccaatgcgtttttcaagaccgcctttgactattgacaagattaataataCATAAGATATATAatttgaaaattatatcattgaaagctcctttcacatacgaatttgactgtatgctttgtgtaagttgcatgtcatatattattactctaacatttggtcaaaatTAGCCATGGAAAACTCATTAGGCCCtctatagatggaaggagggagtatgaaaaAGAGAAATTCAGCGCTGAATAGTGACATTACTGTTCATCACTATTCAACGCTGATTTGTCTTTTTCCTAGCTCACATCTCCTAATGTGTGTCAACTTGAAATTTTATGTGGCGATAATACATCATCCTCTTAAGATCCATAattttttctgattttttttcaaaatttaaaaaCATATTTTTCTCGTGGTTTTCACCGGTTTCCGTCGAATGCCAGTTCCCATATGATATATCTCCCTTTTAATAATTTTTCAAAAATTGAAATGTGAAAAAATAAAACAAGGAAAAGAAAATTCATAATAAAAGAATAAACAAACATGAGCCATCAACCAACGACACACACTGTTCCGGGTGGGGCAAGCTATCTCACTCCCACAGCTCGCGACGCACCGGGGGCTCCAAATCTAGAGAACTTAATACATTACTAGGGTTTTTAAACAAGTtccaaattaaaaaaatgaatTATAAACAAATGTTTGGATATTTAGAAAATattcatggatttgaaaaaatGTTTACAAATTTGAAATAGAGTTCACTAAAGTTAACAATATCCACAAACGTTAATAATGTTCATGAACTTCAGAAATATTCATGAATTTAATTtattatttaattttctaaaatgttcatagtttaaaaaaaatcatgaaaataAAATCAACAATATGAAAAACCAAAATAATAACAAGAAAAAAACAAACAGGAAGCAACAACAAACAACCTTACGATCGAAGCCAGTGACCCCCACTAACCACAACCCACTTGGATGCTCCAAATCTGGAGAGCTAATAGCATCTTAATAGATGATCAACCATGTTTGTAGCAAAAGGCCTTTCGGATTGTTGAAGAGCATGACCGGACCCAAGTACGATGGTGAGCACCTCCGCTCGGTCGTCAAGGAGCTGCTCGGGGACACGCGAGTCGATCAGACGCTTTCAAACATTGTGATCCCCACCTTTGACATAAAGCTCCTGCAGCCTACAATCTTCTCAACTTACGACGTATGTGATGAACATAAACCTATGGGGCTACGTCCACGTGCTATCTTTCTCTGTGCGCATAGCTAATTACCTAATTAAATTGTATAGGCCATGAAGGATGTCTCCAAGAACGCTTTTCTATCAGATGTCTGCATCGGCACATCTGCCGCACCGACCTACCTCCCCGGCCACCATTTCGAAACAAAGGATGAGGGCGGTAAGCCACGAGCCTTTAACCTCATCGACGGAGGCGTCGCGTCAAACAATCCGGTGAGTTGTGCATGCATGTCTACTCAAATGACAATGAATGTGACTGAGGCTTGATGAGACTTGCTAACAACCTCTATTAATTAGGTTTGTAAATATTCTGTTATGATAAACACATCAATTAGCTCATCTATTATCTATAATTAGCACTATATTTGTATATTGTCCGTCAACCCGCCCTGCTTGCATCCCTAATTTACAATCGCTAACCTATGTGGTGTGAATATGTGTTATGGTATCAAAGTACCGTGCTCTCGGTCTAATATTTGAAAAATTGGCATGGGTACAGACGTTGTTAGCAATGACCGACGTGAGCAAGCAGATCTTGATGGGAAACCCTGACTTCTTTCCCATCAAGCCGGTAGACTACGGCAAGTTCATGATCCTTTCATTGGGCACCGGGGCGGCTAAGATTGAGGAGAAGTTTGATGTCGCCGAGTGCAGCAACTGGGGCGTCCTCGGGTGGCTATACAATAGGGGTGCCACTCCCATCATCGACAGCTTCAGCCAGGCTAGCACCGACCTCGTCGACATCCATGCCTCTGTGCTTTTCCAGGCGCTTCACTGTGAGAAGCGCTACCTCCGGATCCATGACGATGGGCTCAATGGCGAAACAGCCTCTGTCGATGTGTCCACGCCGGAGAATCTCAACAGGCTCGTTGATATTGGCAAGTCGTTGCTGAAGAGGCAGGTGTGCAAGGTGAACGTCGAAACCGGCAAGAACGAGCCTGACTCAAAGAATAGGGGCACCAATGAAGAGGAGCTGATCTATTTCGCACGCATGTTGTCGGAAGAGCGCAAAGCCAGGCTTCTCAAGGAGGGCGACCTAGCTTGAGACTTGATATATGAACATCCCCCCGCCCTAGAGTTGGAGAGTACCACGAGTGCTAATGTTTATACCTCGCCAAAAAAGAGAGGGCTAATGTTTATATATGTTCATTTTATGTAGATATAAACACGGGAACAATGTCACTCTCCGAGTAGGAGAGTAGAAGTAATCACCGAATTCTAGTTGCCATGTACATGCATGTGTTCTAAGACATACTGTGAGTTGCATAAGAATAAACTTCCCACTGTTTTGGAACAGACTACAAACTCCTAACCAGTGCTGCAACAAATAATTCGGTGATATATGGGGGTGATACCAAGTCTATGCTCTTTCGCATCCTTCTGAGGCAATCCATTCATGTGCCCGTGACAACATCTTCTCACAGACTGTTATGATGGTGTTGTAACAAAATACCTATTTTTTACTTGAAGAAAATACATATTTCATGTTACAAATCGATTTAAATATGCACAACTCAAACTTGGGTGTCCTGAACAACCGAAATGATTCCCACAAACAATTAGTAGTTGCCTAAATGATAACGCTCCAGATCGACATCACAAATAGAAGAGACATACCAGTAGCCTCACAAGACGACACTTCCAGAGAAGTAAATTACAGTGAATCAAACCAATGTTTTCTCTAGAAAAAAAAACACTATGACACCCAGTTTTGTTTCAGCACAGAGTGTTCTAATGCTGCACAAAGCAGGCCCTTTTTTCTTGAAAATCAAAGACCAAATCAAACCTGATGCAAGCCCACCTTCAAAATCAATATCGTGCAGCTCCACTTGAATAACATCACTTAGTTGAGGGACGATTACACATAGTTTGGATTTCATCCGAAATTCGTCCATCTCGTCCAGGCCCGGTACAAATATAAGCCGGCCAAAATTTTCGGCTCGTTTTGAATTCCTAGCCCGACCCATGGTCCACTGTAGGGCGCACATGTGCCCCGATGGTATAAAAGTCTCCGCAGAAGCCTTCCAACCCTAAATTTTGACCTTGCGCTGCTCCGCTCCTCTATACAGCCCGACGGTGTCTGTTGCCGACGCAAGCCGAGGGAGGCGGGGCAGCGCCACCCCCTCCCATCCTTCTCCACTGCTggaagtccacatccttctcgcTCCCCTACTTCCCATCCACTTCACCGCGGTGGCTGCTTGTGAATCCTCGGATCAGGCAGCGCTAGATTGCTAGGGAACGAGATGCAGACGCCGGCACTGAAGCTGCGACACCACGTGCTTGGAAAGACCATCATTTTCCCCTTTGTATCTTGTCTTTGTGATTGCTTACAATGAAAAACCCGGCTGTGATTCGGATTATTAATTATGTAATTGTTGATTCTTCTACAAGTTTCCTCCTGTTGAATGTATTATACTGTGCGTTTTGGTTCTTCTTGGATCAAACCTTTTTGAAGAAATTTAGGTCACTTTTCGTTCAAATTTATTTtaaatttcaaattttgttttgTCCTTTTCATCCGAGTTTTTTTGAAAATATTCCGAAATACTGGATTTTGTCTGTTTCATTCGGGCCTGGTAAAGAACTAAAAACGAAATCCAAATCCTTGCCATCACAAGGCACAGGCAACAAACATAAAGTTGGTTTAAAGATAAAGGATAGTTTCATTCACGCTGAACCAAGAGGCAAGACGTCAACATTGTTCACTGTGTCAAAACCTTCTGGTCCGCACGTACAAAAATTGTAATATCATAAAAATAATTCTTATGGCGGAAGCTGCTTCACCAAGAACTAATAAACATTCTCAAGAGCATCAACCATCATAACACTAACATAAAATACTAGGCACGTCCCACAATAGGTTCAATCAAACTGCAACttgtggaggggggggggggggggggggggcacggccccccctttagtcccggttcaaatgggacctctagtcccggttggtgataccgggactaaagggccgcGGCAGGATGGGGACCTTGTGAgcccctttagtcctggttggtgaTACCAACCGGGACTAGAGATATACTTTTAGTCCCAGTTGGTatcacaaaccgggactaaagatatTCCTATATATAGATGCTTCGTCCAGCCCAAGTCCAAGCTTTCTCCTTTCTCTCCTATCTGTTTCCTTCCCCTAGCTCGAGCTCATCCTCCATTTTTGCCAAGATTTATCATGATTTGAGGCACCCCATCTATCCAAGAGTTCTAAAAGGTTAGAAACTTcatcctttcatctctcattgctagtttAGCTCGTTTCATGCTCTATAAGTATAGTGATTTGTGGGTTTTAGTTTGGGAGTAATTATGTGGGAgtttatttgatttatatgcaatttgagctCAAATTAACTTCTTAGTTTGCATATGTGTAGGTGTGGTTTATTTAGCACATTCCCGTCCCCGTCCTCACCGCCATCGCTCGACCGCGTCGTCCTGCCGTCGGCACCACcttggtgagcctcttgttcttatcctTTTTGTGaaaataaaaatcttatttgtaTGATTTATATAGTTACTTGTATAATTTTCTTACTTGTATTATTCTTTGTTATATATAGTGCCACGGTTTGGATATCCGTCCctgtcggccctcgtccgggttatgattcagatgtggtatactatcttttataactatttgtttcatttcgtgtttatgagaattatgcccatcaagttgacatagatatttttatctaggagttatgtgaaccggaaattgcAACCGACCCTCTTGTCGAGAAGTTAAATTTAGTTAATAAGAAATCAattatttgaaagaaaaattgaaaagaatcgAACAAGAGAAGATTAAATTGGAATTGTATGTTgtcgatgtcgtcgatgatcagaagatcaagatggatgcaatgcgcttgccGATTGGAAAGATTAGAAATATGCCATTAATAAAAAGGCATGTTATCATTATGCTATTTGATGAATTATTACCTTAGTTACGATTTTGATAGcttttgttgttgcatttaaatgctttagctagataCTTGTATGTTGTTATATGAGAagtatgtatgaacttgtattaatttggtcttttCGATGTATACTAATGTAGATGAgtcggcaatggatgtacgattaTCGACGCTCTCCCCAGTTCACTAATGGCGTGCATAGTTTTCTACGTGTAGCTGAGGCAAACacgcagaatggttttatgtgttgtccatgtgGTGTCTGTAAGAATGATAGGCATTACTCTACCTCAAAAATCATTCACAGCCACCTACTTCAGTCTGATTTCATGTCCGGCTATAACtattggaccaagcacggagaaagaggggtcataatggaagacaatgaagaagaagaggatgatgacaactatcctaggttccctgaatacgatggtACTACAATGGGGGAAGCTGAAGAAGAGACATCAGATGAGCTCGCTGATGATCTTGGTTGGGCCATTGctgatgcaaagagaaactgcgatCAAGATGAATCTTCAAGATGAATCCACATAAATTTGAATCAACTCATTTAGTTTAGTTTTCAAATTGTTTTGAATTTTACAAGAATTAATTTCAATCTGTAAAATTGAATCCATAGGAAAAAGGTATAAATCTAAAAGAGTTAAACATAATCTGTTTTTGATCGAAACACCTATTTAAAATATCCTAAAGTTTCTCAAATTGAACATactgataaaacacactaatattaaataGCAGAAAAAGTAATCACTCAAAAATCTATTTCTAAACTAAAGTTATTCATAAAGTAGTGATTCACACatatttcaaagaattcaaatttgaaaactactagcactaacagaaagtttataatttttgtgacctaaattAAAAAGATTCACTCACAAACTCTAAATATTGCCTGTAAGTAGAAATAAAAGTAAAataataaagcaaaaaacaaaaacagaaaacatGAAAAACACCTTTAGTCCAGGTTGCCACCACCAGCCGAGACAAAAGGTCCTTCTATCACGCAGAATTTGGACCACCGAAAAGGACATTTAGTCCCAGTACGTGGCTGGAACGGGGACTAAAGGTTGCCTTTATTCTTGGTTCCAGTCACGCACTAGGATTAAAggtcctttagtcccggtttgcgGCTGGAGCCAGGACTAAAGGTCTCCTGTATATATCACCCCCGATGTCCCGGTGTTGCCACCACCCGAGAGAAGTTTAGACCGACCCCGCTAGTCTGCCGAACCGCTCGTCGCCGTCGCCGGTCTCGTTGAGCCTCGCAGCCCATCTCCCCAGTGAGCCCCCTGCTCCTTCCTTGCTACCCCACTCCCCTACTCTGCCTATGGCCTCCGCCCGCGCTCGATCGCCGCTGCCCTGCCTCGGCTGCCGCCCGCGCTCAATGCCGACGCCGCTCTGGCCGCTCCCCACCCAAACCAACACTGCAGTGCGAGCGAGGGAAGTAACAGGAGGGCGACAACAACTTAGTACCCACGGCTGCGAGGGGCGCCCTCTGGCCGCGCTCTATGCAT belongs to Triticum urartu cultivar G1812 chromosome 7, Tu2.1, whole genome shotgun sequence and includes:
- the LOC125525476 gene encoding patatin-like protein 2, which produces MRRPEQSNGPLTLQNPARRALSGCMPSLATPKSPPPAYGSIVTVLSIDGGGVRGIIPGTILAFLEEKLQELDGPDARISDYFDVMAGTSTGGLVTAMLTAPNADGRPLFAAKDLNDFYMEHCPNIFPPVSKRPFGLLKSMTGPKYDGEHLRSVVKELLGDTRVDQTLSNIVIPTFDKAMKDVSKNAFLSDVCIGTSAAPTYLPGHHFETKDEGGKPRAFNLIDGGVASNNPTLLAMTDVSKQILMGNPDFFPIKPVDYGKFMILSLGTGAAKIEEKFDVAECSNWGVLGWLYNRGATPIIDSFSQASTDLVDIHASVLFQALHCEKRYLRIHDDGLNGETASVDVSTPENLNRLVDIGKSLLKRQVCKVNVETGKNEPDSKNRGTNEEELIYFARMLSEERKARLLKEGDLA